The Bacillus sp. Marseille-Q1617 genome has a segment encoding these proteins:
- the rlmD gene encoding 23S rRNA (uracil(1939)-C(5))-methyltransferase RlmD, with protein MKKQYTKKRQGNNNEVKIELKQQFPLTIKKIGINGEGIGFFKRKIVFVPGALPEEEVVVEVTKVHPKFTEARIKKIRKKSPQRTKAPCLVYEECGGCQLQHLTYEGQLEAKRDIVLQSLERHTKLNLDELDIRPTIGMENPWHYRNKSQFQVESHKGRAFAGLYSMNSNKLINIDECIVQHSATNKVTTEIKRIINDFNIPVFDDKKKKPILRTIVTRVGFETGQVQVVLVTTEKKIPRKDLLISEIEKRLPEVVSIAQNINPKKTGIIFGDETLHLSGKESIEERLDEFTYELSARAFFQLNPIQTSKLYNEAKKAAGLTGEEKVVDAYCGVGTIGLWLADGAKEIRGMDVIKEGIDDAKKNAKRFGVDHAEYFVGSAEELMPKWKKEGWRPDVVVVDPPRTGCDQKFLDTIKEVKPKKFVYVSCNPSTLAKDIEYLKKQYTVEYLQPVDMFPQTAHVECCVSMKLI; from the coding sequence ATGAAAAAGCAATACACGAAAAAAAGGCAAGGCAACAATAATGAAGTGAAAATAGAGCTGAAACAGCAGTTTCCTCTTACGATAAAAAAAATCGGCATCAACGGGGAAGGCATCGGGTTCTTTAAACGAAAGATCGTCTTCGTACCAGGAGCGCTGCCAGAGGAAGAAGTGGTCGTCGAAGTCACCAAGGTGCACCCGAAATTCACCGAAGCACGCATCAAGAAGATCCGGAAGAAGTCACCGCAGCGCACGAAGGCACCTTGCCTCGTCTACGAAGAATGCGGCGGCTGCCAGCTTCAGCACCTCACCTATGAGGGCCAGCTCGAAGCGAAGCGCGACATCGTCCTGCAATCGCTTGAACGTCATACAAAACTGAACCTTGACGAGCTCGACATCCGTCCGACGATCGGCATGGAAAATCCGTGGCACTACCGGAACAAGAGCCAATTCCAAGTGGAGTCCCATAAAGGGAGAGCCTTCGCCGGCCTCTACAGCATGAACTCAAACAAGCTGATCAACATCGACGAATGCATCGTCCAGCACTCGGCAACCAACAAGGTAACAACCGAAATCAAGCGCATCATCAACGATTTCAACATTCCTGTGTTTGATGACAAAAAGAAGAAGCCGATCCTGAGAACAATCGTGACACGTGTCGGATTCGAAACGGGACAGGTTCAAGTGGTACTTGTTACGACAGAGAAAAAGATTCCACGCAAGGATTTACTGATTTCTGAGATTGAGAAACGCCTTCCTGAAGTCGTTTCGATTGCACAAAACATCAACCCGAAGAAAACAGGCATCATCTTTGGAGATGAAACCCTTCATCTTTCCGGAAAAGAGAGCATCGAAGAACGACTTGATGAGTTCACATATGAACTTTCAGCACGTGCCTTCTTCCAGTTGAACCCGATCCAGACCTCGAAGCTTTATAACGAAGCTAAAAAGGCAGCGGGACTGACCGGAGAAGAAAAGGTTGTCGATGCTTACTGTGGAGTAGGAACAATCGGATTGTGGCTTGCTGACGGAGCTAAGGAAATCCGTGGAATGGATGTTATTAAAGAAGGTATCGACGACGCCAAGAAAAACGCAAAGCGATTTGGAGTCGACCATGCCGAATATTTTGTCGGCAGTGCGGAAGAACTCATGCCGAAGTGGAAAAAGGAAGGCTGGAGACCGGATGTGGTCGTCGTAGATCCCCCGCGTACGGGCTGCGATCAGAAGTTCCTTGATACGATCAAGGAAGTGAAGCCGAAGAAGTTTGTGTATGTGAGCTGTAACCCTTCTACATTGGCGAAGGATATTGAGTATTTGAAGAAGCAGTACACTGTTGAATATTTGCAGCCGGTGGATATGTTTCCGCAGACGGCGCATGTGGAGTGCTGTGTGTCGATGAAATTAATTTAA
- a CDS encoding type I restriction-modification system subunit M, whose translation MIEQTSQEKINSVLWQAADTFRGKIDSSTYKDYILTTLFIKYLSDSYKEKVEEYSNRYNGDEQRIQRAISRERFVLDETSTFDYLYSKRNDPEIGEIINKALERIENENTGKLRGVFRNIDFNSEAILGKAKERNAMLRSLLEDFNQLSLRPSQLGNEDIVGNAYQYMIGLFASDAGKKGGEFYTPAEVSELLARLVKPHENDRIYDPTCGSGSLLLKVAKQVPSKKVAIYGQERNGATHSLALMNMYLHGIDDAKIEWGDTLANPLHLDEGKLMKFQVIVANPPFSLDKWAMGFAGEGNDKKFKMEPGLDQYRRFEWGVPPSSKGDYAFVQHMLYSLAENGRMATILPHGVLFRGASEGNIRQQIINMNLLDAVIGLPEGLFYGTGIPACIMVFRKDRSRKDVIFIDASGEGNYEKGKNQNKLREQDIEKIFATYEKRETIDKYSYVATFDEIKENDYNLNIPRYVDTFEEEEPVEMATVKENIENIKQEIHEVERQMEKYLKELGL comes from the coding sequence ATGATTGAACAGACATCACAAGAAAAAATCAATAGTGTATTATGGCAGGCGGCAGACACCTTTAGAGGAAAGATTGACTCTTCTACATACAAGGATTACATCCTTACTACGTTGTTTATTAAGTATTTAAGTGATTCCTACAAAGAGAAAGTAGAAGAATATTCAAACCGTTACAATGGAGATGAACAGCGTATTCAACGAGCTATATCAAGAGAACGTTTTGTGTTGGATGAAACGTCAACATTTGACTATCTGTATAGCAAAAGAAACGACCCAGAGATTGGTGAGATCATAAACAAAGCATTAGAACGAATTGAAAATGAAAATACAGGAAAACTTCGTGGTGTATTCCGTAATATAGACTTCAATAGTGAGGCAATTCTTGGTAAGGCGAAAGAACGTAATGCAATGCTACGTTCTTTATTGGAGGATTTTAATCAACTATCGTTAAGACCGTCCCAATTAGGTAATGAAGATATTGTTGGTAATGCTTATCAATACATGATTGGATTATTTGCTTCTGATGCAGGGAAAAAAGGTGGAGAATTCTACACACCTGCTGAGGTTTCAGAACTTCTGGCACGATTAGTTAAACCGCATGAAAATGATCGTATTTATGACCCAACTTGTGGCTCTGGTTCTTTATTGTTAAAAGTAGCTAAACAAGTACCTAGTAAGAAGGTAGCGATTTATGGTCAAGAACGTAATGGGGCAACTCATTCATTAGCATTAATGAATATGTATTTGCACGGGATAGATGATGCAAAGATTGAATGGGGTGATACATTAGCTAACCCATTGCATTTGGATGAAGGCAAATTAATGAAGTTTCAAGTCATTGTTGCAAATCCTCCTTTCTCATTAGATAAGTGGGCGATGGGATTTGCTGGTGAAGGAAATGATAAGAAATTTAAAATGGAGCCAGGGCTTGATCAATACAGAAGATTTGAATGGGGAGTTCCACCAAGTTCAAAAGGGGACTATGCGTTTGTACAACACATGCTCTATTCATTAGCTGAAAATGGACGGATGGCTACAATTTTGCCTCATGGAGTATTATTCCGAGGTGCAAGTGAAGGGAATATCCGTCAGCAAATTATTAATATGAACCTTTTAGATGCTGTTATTGGATTACCAGAAGGACTATTCTATGGTACTGGAATTCCAGCATGTATTATGGTATTTCGAAAAGACCGTTCACGTAAAGATGTTATATTCATTGACGCTTCCGGTGAAGGAAACTATGAAAAAGGGAAAAACCAAAACAAATTAAGAGAGCAGGACATTGAAAAGATTTTTGCAACGTATGAGAAGAGGGAAACCATTGATAAATATTCGTATGTGGCAACATTTGATGAAATTAAAGAAAACGACTATAACCTAAACATCCCACGGTATGTTGATACGTTTGAAGAAGAGGAACCCGTCGAAATGGCTACGGTTAAGGAAAATATTGAGAATATTAAACAAGAGATTCATGAAGTTGAAAGACAAATGGAGAAGTATTTGAAAGAGTTGGGATTGTAG
- a CDS encoding ankyrin repeat domain-containing protein encodes MEYLRILDANEMKELYGYVHKHGVNQEISGASLLYWAVYCNNQSFVIRLLEMGADPNHKDSNGRSILSIACYFGFIDISRLLLKYNARIDVSCVERAYHGWDNHIQIETLNLLQDYWFINLYLDDLRDVPKGFVGARTVGEAISLMENNCIHTLSLDHDLGMDDEGNLRKTGYDLVKYVCEKGIRPANRIYLHTDNVVGRENMYQTLLAAQRKGFIDTDIKIFCYPFTRNRYSG; translated from the coding sequence ATGGAATATTTAAGAATATTAGATGCAAATGAAATGAAAGAACTTTATGGATATGTACATAAACACGGTGTAAATCAAGAAATAAGTGGTGCTAGTCTTTTATACTGGGCCGTATATTGCAACAATCAATCGTTTGTTATAAGACTGTTAGAGATGGGTGCTGATCCAAACCATAAAGATTCTAATGGAAGAAGTATCCTATCTATAGCTTGTTATTTTGGTTTTATAGATATTTCAAGGCTTTTGCTAAAGTACAATGCTAGGATAGATGTAAGTTGTGTAGAACGTGCTTATCACGGTTGGGACAATCATATCCAGATTGAGACCCTGAATTTGCTTCAGGATTACTGGTTTATCAATCTTTATTTGGATGATCTTCGTGATGTTCCAAAAGGCTTTGTAGGTGCTAGAACGGTAGGGGAAGCAATTTCATTAATGGAGAATAACTGTATACACACTCTTTCACTAGATCATGACTTAGGGATGGATGATGAAGGGAACTTGCGAAAAACAGGTTACGATTTAGTCAAATATGTATGTGAAAAGGGAATAAGGCCAGCAAATAGAATCTACTTACACACCGATAATGTTGTAGGCAGAGAAAATATGTATCAAACCCTACTTGCAGCACAAAGAAAAGGGTTCATTGATACAGACATTAAAATTTTTTGTTATCCATTTACTAGAAATAGATATTCAGGTTAA
- a CDS encoding restriction endonuclease subunit S, with product MHLGEIAQIKTGLVLSRKKAEFEYDAKARYKLLSLKNISEDGAIVNELFDEFISNDDLDDHYFTEECDVLMRLSQPYTAVFIDKDHTGLLVPSYFAIIKVNETKVLPQYAAWYLNTLNVKKELERSQAGSRIPSTNQHAIRNIPIMLTSISKQQMLIELFQLHQREKMLYKKLIEEKELLFQGVTQQIIGG from the coding sequence ATGCATCTTGGTGAGATTGCCCAAATAAAGACTGGATTGGTATTAAGTAGGAAGAAGGCAGAATTTGAATATGATGCAAAGGCTAGATACAAACTTTTGTCTCTCAAAAATATAAGTGAAGATGGGGCAATTGTTAACGAATTATTTGATGAATTCATCAGTAATGATGACTTAGATGATCATTACTTTACTGAAGAATGCGATGTACTAATGCGGTTAAGCCAACCTTATACAGCAGTGTTTATAGATAAAGACCATACTGGTTTATTGGTTCCGTCATACTTTGCTATCATAAAGGTGAATGAAACTAAAGTTTTACCACAATATGCAGCATGGTATCTAAATACATTGAATGTAAAGAAGGAATTGGAGCGTTCTCAAGCAGGTAGTAGGATTCCTAGCACAAATCAACATGCAATAAGAAATATTCCTATTATGTTAACGTCCATCTCTAAACAACAAATGTTGATTGAGCTTTTCCAGCTACACCAAAGAGAAAAAATGCTTTATAAGAAATTGATTGAAGAAAAAGAGTTGCTCTTTCAGGGAGTTACTCAGCAAATAATAGGAGGATAA
- the istA gene encoding IS21 family transposase produces MLYVKIHELRKRKFKVAQIAKELKISRPTVYKYLEMTFNEARAYTEQPLGKKKKLDHYKDWILAWLEEYPHLSSAQIHDWLLERYPDLSVGGSTVRTYVRNIREVYQIEKKVIVRQYEAVPEQPMGKQLQVDWGETKQKSTDNKEIKLYFIAFVLAHSRHKYMEWQARPFTTRDAIRCHENAFQFYGGRTNEIVYDQDHLIAVSENAGQLLLTEEFQNYVNERQFKVHLCRRADPESKGMIENVVKYIKGNFADSRVFRDIEDWNDRALQWLQRTGNHQVHQTTKKRPAEVFLLEKQHLQPVSSLLSYESTNKQSITRTVSKDNTIRYKSNRYSVPLGTYQTMTENIVWIEVTNKEQQTLVVRKEASGEIITEHIISSEKGKLIQNRHHTRDRSKGIEELKQRLISYFEDQTQAAVYFDEISQRYPRYRRDQFAIIYKVIQQYPSLINTVLAKCTTEKLYNANDFRDIAHHLDSLRDEPVKEVQSFYANLAKHPPIKASTRSLNAYTSILGGRG; encoded by the coding sequence GTGTTATATGTAAAGATTCATGAACTACGCAAAAGAAAATTTAAAGTAGCACAAATCGCTAAGGAGCTTAAGATTTCAAGGCCAACTGTCTACAAGTATTTAGAAATGACATTTAATGAGGCAAGAGCATACACTGAACAGCCCTTGGGGAAGAAGAAAAAGTTAGACCACTATAAAGACTGGATACTTGCTTGGCTAGAAGAATATCCTCACCTGAGTAGTGCTCAAATTCATGATTGGCTTTTGGAGAGGTATCCCGACCTTTCGGTTGGGGGAAGTACTGTGAGGACTTATGTTCGAAATATCCGTGAAGTCTATCAGATTGAGAAAAAGGTTATTGTCCGTCAATACGAAGCAGTTCCTGAACAACCAATGGGCAAACAACTTCAGGTAGACTGGGGTGAAACAAAACAGAAGTCGACAGACAACAAAGAAATCAAATTGTACTTTATAGCCTTTGTACTCGCTCATTCTAGACATAAATATATGGAATGGCAGGCACGTCCGTTTACTACAAGAGATGCGATCAGATGTCATGAAAATGCATTCCAATTCTACGGTGGACGTACAAATGAAATTGTCTACGATCAGGACCACTTAATCGCTGTGAGTGAAAACGCAGGTCAGCTACTTTTAACAGAAGAATTTCAAAACTATGTGAATGAGCGTCAATTCAAAGTTCACTTGTGCAGAAGAGCAGATCCGGAATCTAAAGGCATGATTGAAAATGTAGTGAAATACATAAAAGGGAATTTCGCAGACAGTCGAGTTTTTAGAGACATAGAAGATTGGAATGATCGAGCATTACAGTGGCTTCAACGTACAGGGAACCATCAGGTTCACCAGACAACGAAAAAAAGACCAGCAGAAGTGTTTCTCCTCGAAAAGCAACACTTACAGCCAGTCTCTTCGTTACTTTCATATGAAAGTACCAATAAACAAAGTATAACAAGAACTGTAAGCAAGGACAACACGATCCGTTATAAGTCTAACCGTTATTCTGTTCCACTAGGGACTTATCAAACAATGACTGAAAATATAGTATGGATTGAAGTGACAAACAAAGAACAACAGACTCTTGTGGTACGCAAAGAAGCAAGTGGTGAAATCATCACCGAACATATTATTAGTTCAGAAAAAGGAAAACTCATTCAAAACCGTCACCATACTCGCGATCGTTCAAAGGGGATTGAAGAGCTTAAACAACGTCTTATCTCTTACTTTGAAGATCAGACTCAGGCAGCTGTGTATTTTGATGAGATCAGTCAAAGATACCCAAGGTATCGTCGAGACCAATTTGCGATCATATACAAGGTGATTCAACAGTATCCATCATTAATTAATACTGTGTTGGCCAAGTGCACTACAGAAAAACTATACAATGCGAATGACTTTCGGGATATCGCTCATCACCTTGATAGTTTGCGTGATGAACCAGTTAAAGAGGTACAATCCTTTTATGCCAATCTAGCAAAACATCCTCCTATTAAGGCTTCTACCCGTTCTTTAAACGCGTATACTAGCATTTTGGGAGGTCGAGGATGA
- the istB gene encoding IS21-like element IS643 family helper ATPase IstB: MNKTVHELQDQFRQLRLSETAEELPQLLREAEKASWTYLEFLESITRYELVKREAKSLEKRMKWARFPFVKSLDEFELKGQNVLTARQLSQLRELSWLEQQYNLILLGPPGIGKTYIAIGLGLEAVYKGFNVYFATMGELVQLLKTEEYLNKSKVQLKRIRNADLVIIDDLMYMAMDQREANLFFHLINHLYERSSIILTSNKSPDEWGNLIGDQGITTAILDRLLHRVEVIHGGENEESHRMKNRKSIFSAEV, encoded by the coding sequence ATGAACAAGACGGTGCATGAATTACAAGATCAATTTCGACAGTTACGTTTATCAGAGACGGCGGAGGAGCTACCACAGCTTCTTCGCGAAGCTGAAAAAGCATCCTGGACTTACTTGGAGTTCTTAGAATCTATCACACGATATGAATTAGTAAAACGTGAAGCAAAGAGCCTTGAAAAAAGAATGAAATGGGCACGCTTCCCTTTCGTGAAGTCATTAGATGAGTTTGAACTTAAAGGTCAAAACGTTCTAACAGCCCGCCAGCTTTCTCAACTTAGAGAATTAAGCTGGTTAGAGCAACAGTATAATTTGATTCTCTTAGGTCCCCCTGGGATTGGAAAAACATATATCGCAATTGGGCTGGGACTTGAAGCCGTTTATAAAGGATTCAATGTTTACTTCGCTACAATGGGTGAACTAGTACAACTTTTAAAGACAGAAGAATACCTGAATAAATCTAAAGTTCAACTCAAGCGAATTAGAAATGCCGATCTTGTGATTATCGATGATTTAATGTACATGGCGATGGATCAGAGAGAAGCAAACTTATTTTTTCATTTAATTAATCACTTATATGAACGAAGTTCAATCATCCTTACTTCAAATAAAAGTCCAGATGAATGGGGTAATCTAATTGGAGATCAAGGGATTACGACAGCTATTTTGGATCGTTTACTTCATCGAGTGGAAGTCATACATGGTGGAGAGAATGAGGAGAGCCATCGGATGAAAAACCGAAAGAGCATTTTTTCAGCAGAAGTGTAA
- a CDS encoding recombinase family protein has product MIEQKCKILSSKNCQLYSSVHTPLGYKAVKGKLYVRDDFTPDLVKRIFRDYISGKGFDHIARDLTAEGIPTPGQISGKSNAGVNWQGSAIRKILENPHYTGDLVQGRSTTQDVTSKMRNYAEPKDFIIVKGTHEPIISYEDFEAVQLLIASKRKKRPYQEKHLFTNTAYCADCGRGMHYRANSKGYMCGNYVKLGSSKCSDHLVREVELKSAIIQDIHYLIGSLRNDKVMGDLERKLKKQKQKDEKKFKDIETEIEKFKKRKKRALDDYYDGNTTKEEYNEYVDVTNKEIEALLLNRQHLLSSVNTKDDTLAFTEIRNRLEEFKDIKELTPNILHRLIERIEITADGNARIHYRFLPSTVFS; this is encoded by the coding sequence TTGATTGAGCAAAAGTGTAAAATCTTATCGAGCAAAAACTGTCAACTTTATTCTAGCGTTCACACCCCCCTTGGCTATAAAGCAGTTAAGGGAAAACTTTATGTCAGAGACGACTTCACACCAGACTTAGTTAAACGTATTTTCAGAGATTACATTTCTGGAAAAGGATTTGATCATATTGCAAGAGACTTAACAGCAGAGGGCATCCCTACCCCTGGACAAATTTCAGGTAAAAGTAATGCTGGTGTAAATTGGCAAGGTTCTGCAATAAGAAAAATCTTAGAAAATCCTCACTACACTGGTGATCTGGTGCAAGGCCGTTCTACAACCCAAGACGTTACCAGTAAAATGCGAAATTATGCAGAGCCTAAAGACTTCATTATTGTAAAAGGAACACACGAACCTATCATTTCCTACGAGGACTTTGAGGCTGTGCAACTTTTGATAGCAAGTAAGCGGAAAAAACGGCCTTACCAAGAGAAACATTTATTCACTAACACTGCCTACTGTGCTGATTGTGGTCGTGGAATGCACTATAGAGCTAACTCTAAAGGATACATGTGCGGTAATTATGTGAAACTTGGTTCATCGAAATGTAGTGATCACCTTGTAAGAGAAGTTGAATTAAAATCCGCTATCATACAAGATATTCATTACTTAATTGGTTCTTTAAGGAATGACAAAGTGATGGGGGATTTGGAAAGAAAGTTAAAAAAGCAGAAGCAGAAAGATGAGAAAAAATTCAAAGATATTGAAACTGAAATTGAAAAATTCAAGAAAAGAAAAAAACGAGCATTGGACGACTATTATGATGGAAACACAACAAAAGAAGAGTACAATGAGTACGTAGATGTAACCAATAAAGAAATTGAAGCATTATTGCTAAATAGACAGCATTTGCTATCTTCTGTGAACACAAAAGACGATACACTAGCATTTACAGAAATTAGAAATAGGCTTGAAGAATTCAAGGACATTAAAGAACTTACACCTAATATTCTTCATCGCCTAATTGAACGCATTGAAATAACAGCAGATGGAAATGCAAGAATCCATTACCGATTCTTGCCTTCCACTGTTTTTTCTTAA
- a CDS encoding phage/plasmid replication protein, translated as MIHTFEIMILISYEDFHHLFSMYGVRLNKYHYVRAAVKELNKEIKKSLPAYAITRTWEQVNGDWNLQLKVDAIKMLNRGTITEEDYELIELDIRRFLIRHFGHSDYFDSHTLTRIDYRMDVELPNPKDRELLFHLLEKYTAKYAFKEKINWGKDENGNPVKYETSQYHKCKSIELIIYDKEEERIANNEEIQSYDSGRIRYELRLKNSHLNSMKRKDKGKGRPKELKSYFSYQLWKEYMEKHVLPIVHRGDYFKITEAEKIIENSNFSKRKKDDLRAFLVMISRGNIDTPKQHMSLPTYRKYLRDLASIGVSPILIPKNRTDFPNCLKNPLKI; from the coding sequence TTGATTCACACATTCGAAATTATGATACTCATAAGCTACGAAGACTTTCATCACCTCTTTTCTATGTACGGTGTTAGATTAAACAAATACCATTATGTCCGTGCAGCAGTTAAAGAACTAAATAAAGAAATAAAAAAAAGTCTTCCAGCGTATGCAATTACCCGCACTTGGGAGCAAGTGAACGGTGATTGGAATTTGCAATTGAAGGTCGATGCTATAAAGATGTTGAATAGAGGGACAATTACAGAAGAAGACTATGAATTGATAGAGTTAGATATTCGTAGATTCCTTATCCGACATTTTGGGCATTCTGATTATTTTGATTCACATACACTTACAAGAATTGATTATAGAATGGATGTGGAATTACCGAATCCAAAAGACCGGGAGCTGTTATTTCATTTACTTGAAAAATATACTGCTAAGTATGCCTTCAAAGAAAAAATCAATTGGGGCAAGGATGAAAATGGCAACCCTGTTAAATATGAAACTTCGCAATACCATAAATGTAAAAGTATTGAGTTGATCATTTATGATAAAGAAGAAGAACGAATTGCAAATAACGAAGAAATCCAATCGTATGATTCTGGACGTATCAGGTACGAATTGAGATTGAAAAATTCCCATCTGAATAGCATGAAAAGAAAAGACAAAGGAAAAGGTAGACCAAAGGAATTAAAAAGCTACTTTTCGTACCAGTTATGGAAAGAGTACATGGAAAAGCACGTACTACCAATTGTTCATAGAGGTGATTATTTTAAGATCACTGAAGCCGAAAAAATCATTGAAAACAGTAATTTCTCAAAAAGGAAAAAAGATGACCTTCGTGCATTCCTCGTAATGATCTCCAGAGGGAATATAGACACCCCTAAACAACACATGTCCCTACCTACCTATCGAAAATACCTTCGAGATCTTGCTTCTATCGGAGTAAGCCCCATCCTCATTCCAAAAAACCGCACCGATTTCCCCAATTGTTTAAAAAATCCATTAAAAATCTAA
- a CDS encoding recombinase family protein produces the protein MKVAIYIRVSTDHDEQKTSLKHQREQAIQYISSKGWDVYEFYEDIQSGTTAKRKELQRLIRDAKSKNFDVILTKEFSRLARSVSLAYQIKEIAQNNRIHIVTMDGVVNTYENGNTGHMFGIYTSMYEMEAQNTSNRVKGYRRAVAQKGLFKGSIPPCRRQVEFYTFCSFPFYTSAEKMLFRFFIRWLSSFSPPCMTSTR, from the coding sequence ATGAAAGTTGCTATTTATATCCGAGTTTCAACAGATCATGACGAACAAAAAACCTCTTTAAAACATCAAAGAGAACAAGCTATTCAGTATATAAGTAGCAAAGGTTGGGATGTTTACGAATTCTACGAAGACATCCAAAGTGGAACAACTGCAAAGCGAAAAGAGTTACAAAGACTAATTAGGGACGCAAAATCGAAGAATTTCGATGTTATACTAACAAAAGAATTTTCACGCCTAGCCCGTAGTGTTTCCCTCGCCTATCAAATCAAAGAGATTGCCCAAAATAACCGAATCCATATTGTTACAATGGATGGGGTCGTAAACACCTATGAAAATGGTAATACTGGGCACATGTTTGGGATTTACACATCAATGTATGAAATGGAAGCACAAAATACAAGTAACCGTGTTAAGGGCTATCGTAGAGCTGTAGCACAAAAAGGGTTGTTTAAGGGATCCATTCCCCCCTGTAGACGTCAAGTTGAATTTTACACTTTTTGCTCGTTTCCTTTTTACACTTCTGCTGAAAAAATGCTCTTTCGGTTTTTCATCCGATGGCTCTCCTCATTCTCTCCACCATGTATGACTTCCACTCGATGA
- a CDS encoding HNH endonuclease, with translation MDRGKTCSICGEHISIKNFAKKDKQRWRSYCKSCRMLRNEMLKARQIETPELEKGTQIEVRGNMSNGHRYSSFVSYEKAVQMVDEKVAYIVNPKLIRKYFDRETFRKLVFRRYGNCCIYCEDEATTIDHVIPKSQGGISSFANCVPACSQCNEAKGSMNVEEFLYYYDLSTTIPGMSRVATVRYGLMEIMEKLHNIHIYLNMCLQKIEIEEIVFNDLVEVEELEKKVNEVNETIKMYKKLNKQSLV, from the coding sequence TTGGATAGGGGAAAAACATGTAGTATTTGTGGTGAACATATCTCAATAAAGAATTTCGCCAAAAAGGATAAACAAAGATGGCGATCATATTGTAAGAGTTGCAGGATGCTTCGAAATGAAATGTTAAAGGCAAGGCAAATTGAAACCCCAGAACTTGAAAAAGGGACTCAAATTGAGGTAAGGGGGAATATGTCAAACGGTCATAGGTATAGCTCCTTCGTTTCTTATGAAAAGGCAGTTCAAATGGTAGATGAGAAGGTGGCTTATATTGTAAATCCCAAGTTAATCCGTAAATATTTTGATAGGGAAACATTTAGAAAACTTGTATTTAGAAGATACGGGAATTGTTGCATTTACTGTGAAGATGAGGCCACTACAATTGATCATGTGATTCCAAAGAGCCAAGGAGGTATTTCATCTTTCGCAAATTGTGTACCTGCCTGTTCCCAATGTAATGAGGCAAAAGGAAGCATGAATGTAGAAGAATTTTTATATTATTATGATTTGTCAACCACAATTCCAGGTATGTCAAGAGTTGCGACTGTAAGATACGGTTTGATGGAAATAATGGAGAAACTTCATAATATCCATATATACCTTAATATGTGTTTGCAAAAGATTGAGATAGAAGAAATCGTATTTAACGATCTTGTTGAAGTGGAGGAACTGGAGAAAAAAGTGAATGAAGTAAACGAGACTATTAAGATGTATAAGAAATTAAATAAACAAAGTCTAGTATAG